From a single Apium graveolens cultivar Ventura chromosome 2, ASM990537v1, whole genome shotgun sequence genomic region:
- the LOC141708025 gene encoding ADP-ribosylation factor, giving the protein MGLSFTKLFSRLFAKKEMRILMVGLDAAGKTTILYKLKLGEIVTTIPTIGFNVETVEYKNISFTVWDVGGQDKIRPLWRHYFQNTQGLIFVVDSNDRDRVVEARDELHRMLNEDELRDAVLLVFANKQDLPNAMNAAEITDKLGLHSLRQRHWYIQSTCATSGEGLYEGLDWLSNNIANKA; this is encoded by the exons ATGGGATTGTCCTTTACCAAACTCTTCAGTCGGCTTTTTGCCAAGAAAGAGATGCGCATACTGATGGTGGGTCTCGATGCAGCTGGTAAAACAACTATTCTTTACAAGCTTAAGCTGGGAGAGATAGTTACAACAATCCCTACTATTG GATTTAATGTGGAAACTGTGGAATACAAGAACATCAGCTTTACCGTCTGGGATGTTGGAGGCCAGGACAAA ATCCGCCCTTTGTGGAGACATTACTTCCAAAATACTCAGGGCCTCATATTTGTGGTTGATAGCAATGATAGAGATCGTGTAGTTGAAGCTAGGGATGAGCTGCACAGAATGCTTAATGAG GATGAATTAAGGGATGCTGTCCTACTTGTATTTGCAAACAAACAAGATCTTCCTAATGCAATGAATGCTGCTGAGATTACTGATAAGCTTGGCCTTCATTCTCTTCGTCAGCGCCACTG GTACATTCAGAGCACATGTGCCACTTCAGGTGAAGGTTTATATGAAGGTTTGGACTGGCTCTCAAATAACATTGCAAACAAG GCATAG